The following nucleotide sequence is from Streptomyces bathyalis.
GTGCTTCCCGACTCGCCCCCCGACGGGTGACTTGCCGCCGCTTGCGGCCAACTCACCCCTATGACCTGTGTGTTGTGTCTGTGGCTTCAACAATGTGGCCGCAACGCCGTTTCTGAGTCACAGTCCTTGGCGTGCAGGGCGTACACCGCCCTGGGCAGAGGGGGGACAGCAAGGAAGGCCCCGGGCGGCGCCCCGGGTCTGCCTCTGTCGGGGCGGTCGTCGGCCGGGAACGGCAAGCAACTCCGGCCACGGCCGCCCGAGGGCGCCCCCGCCTGCTCGCAACCGCAGGCGGGGGGCTTGCTGTACCGGATGCCAGTGCGCGCCCCCGCGCGAAGTGCCCGCGTACGCTACCGGCCTTACGTACGGTCCGCGTCCTCCGACTGCTGCCGCAGCAGTGCGCCCCCTGCCGAACTGAGCTGATGGAACACGCTGTTGGCGTGCCGGTGACTGATGATGAGTCCCGCGTCCCGCAGTACCGCAGTGTGCTGGCTCGCGGCCGAGGGCGAGATGCCGACGTGGCGGGCGAGTTCGGTCGTGTTCGGGACGGTGGCCGCGGCACGCAGCACTTCCGCGCGCGTCCTGCCCAGCAGCCGCGCAAGGGGGTCGACGCACTGCGAGAGCTCACCCGCGCCGTGCGGAACGATGGACATCCACCGCGCGTCCCGGTCGAGCGGAAACAGGACCGTGGGCGGCAGTTCGGGATCGGCCAGCGGCACAGGGCGGTTCCAGAGGAACTGGGAGGGCACCAGCAGCAGTCCGCGGCCCTCCAGATGCAGATCGCGGTCCACCGGATGCGTGGGTATCTCCAGCACGGGTGGCCGCCAGCGCATCGCGGGGCGGAAGCTCGCCAGCAGGCCCTGGGCGCCGTCCACTCCACCGGTTTGCAGCGCGCGGATGCGCACGGCGCGGTCGGCAGCCGCGCGACGGCGGATCGTCGGCCAGTACGGGGTGAGTGCGCGGGCGTGATAGCCGGAGATCATTTCCCCCAGGTGCCTGCGGGCGTGCGGGGAGCGGTCCGTCAGGTCCTGCGCCCAGCTCGGGGCGCCGACCCGCTCGTGCAGGATGCCCAGCTCGTGCGAGATGCGCCGGCGCGGCGTGGCGATGATCGCCTCGATGCCCGCCTCCAGGCCCAGCAGTCCCTCGGGCGGGGTGAGGAAGTCGGGGAAGTAGCTGGCGTCGGGCAGGAGCGGCATCAGCTGCCGTACGTCCTCGGTGCGTCCGTGCTTGCGCAGATCGGCCCGGACCCGGCGGCGCCAGTCCGCGAACGGCAGCCGGCCGTAGCGGGCGCGCAGCATGTGCAGGCTGAAGACCGTCTCCCAGAGCGGGTCGGGGCTCTCGGCGACATGCGTCCGCGCGAGGTCGGTACCCGTGAAGTGGATGCGCAGCATGGGGCGTTCTCCGGTGTTTTGTGCCGGGGCCCGATCGTACGCGCGGACGCATCCCCACCGGGCCCGTTTCGCCACCGGAGCCCGTTCCGTACGCGGGCGTGCAGGCGAGCGGCCCGACATACGACGACGGCCCCGCGCGGAACAGCCGGAGCTGTCCGTGCGGGGCCGTCGTGTGACCCTTCAGCGGTGGGTCACAGACCCAGTTCGCCCTCGAACTCGCCTGCTTCCAGGCGGGCCTTGACGTCGCCGAGGTAGCGCGCGGCGTCCGCGCCGTCGACCAGCTGGTGGTCGTAGGACAGGGTCAGGTAGACCATGTCGCGGATGGCGACGGTCTCGCCCAGCTCCGGGTGGTCGATGACCATCGGACGGCGGACGGTCGCGCCGATGCCGAGCTCCGCGACCTGCGGGTAGTTCACGATCACGGTGTCGAACAGCGCACCGCGCGAACCGGTGTTGCTGATCGTGAACGTGCCGCCGGACATGTCGTCCGGGCCCAGCCCGCCCTCGCGGACCTTCTTCGCCAGCTCCGCCGTCTTGCGCGCGATGCCCGCGAGGTTGAGGTTCCCGGCCTCCTTGATGACCGGGACCATCAGGCCCTTCTCGGAGTCCACCGCGATGCCGATGTTCTCGACGTCGTGGTAGGTGATCGTGCCGTCGTCGTTGAGCCGCGAGTTGACGGACGGGTGCGCCTTGAGTGCTTCCGCCGCGGCCTGCACGAAGAAGGGCATCGGGGACAGCTTGACGCCCTCACGCGCCGCGAAGGAGTCCTTGGCGCGGGCCCGGAGCCGCATCACGCGCGTGACGTCGACCTCGACCACCGTGGACAGCTGCGCCTGGTTGTGCAGCGCCTTCATCATGTTCTCCGCGATCACCTTGCGGATACGCGGCATCTTCACCGTCTGGCCGCGCAGCGGAGAGGGCTCCAGCTTCGGCGACTTGGGAGCCGTCGACGCACCCGCGGCAGCGGCGGCCGGGGCAGGTGCCGCCGCCTTGGCGGCCTCCGCCGCAGCGGTGACGTCCTGCTTGCGGATACGACCGCCGACCCCCGTGCCCTTGACGGTGCTCAGGTCGACGCCCTGCTCGTTGGCGAGCTTGCGGACGAGCGGGGTGACGTACGCGCCGTCGGACTCGCTCACGGCGGGAGAGGCGGGCGCCGCCGGCGCGGGAGCCGGTGCGGGCTTGGGCGCGGCCGGAGCCGGCTGCGCCTTCGGCGCGGGGGCGGGCTCGGCCGGTGCCGGCTGCGGCTCGGGCTGCGCCTGCGCGGGAGCAGGCTGAGCCTCGGGCTGGGCGGGCGCGGGTGCGGCCTCGGCCGCCGGAGCGGCACCCGCGGCACCGATCACGGCCAGCTTCGCGCCGACCTCGGCGGTCTCGTCCTCACCGACGACGATCTCCAGCAGCGTGCCGGCGGCGGGCGCCGGGATCTCGGTGTCGACCTTGTCGGTGGAGACCTCCAGCAGCGGCTCGTCCGCCTGCACCTCCTCGCCGACCTGCTTCAGCCAGCGCGTGACGGTGCCCTCGGTGACGCTCTCGCCGAGCGCGGGAAGGACCACGTCCGTACCCTCGGCCGAACCGCCACCGCCACCGCCGGCGGGCGCCGCCGCGGCGGGCTCCGGCTGTGCCTCGGGCTGCGCCTGGGCAGGCTCGGGCTCGGCTGCCGGCTGCGGCTCGGCGGCCGGTGCCTCGGCCGCCGGTGCTGAACCGCCGTCGTCGATCACGGCCAGTTCTGCGCCGACCTCGACCGTCTCGTCCTCGGCCACCTTGATGGAGGAGAGCGTGCCGGCCGCGGGGGCCGGGATCTCGGTGTCGACCTTGTCGGTGGAGACCTCGAGCAACGGCTCGTCGGCCTCCACTTGCTCACCCTCGGCTTTCAGCCAGCGGGTGACGGTGCCCTCGGTGACGCTCTCGCCGAGCGCCGGCAGGGTTACGGAAACCGCCATGGTTTCTGTTGCTCCTAACGGAATGGTGCGGATGCTGGTAGCGCCCGGACTTGGTCAGTCGTGGGAGTGCAGCGGCTTGCCCGCGAGGGCCAGGTGGGCCTCGCCGAGCGCCTCGCTCTGCGTCGGGTGTGCGTGGATCAGCTGCGCGACCTCGGCCGGCAGTGCTTCCCAGTTGTAGATGAGCTGGGCCTCGCCCACCTGCTCGCCCATCCGGTCACCGACCATGTGGACGCCGACCACGGCACCATCGCGGACCTGAACCAGCTTGATCTCGCCCGTGGTGTTGAGGATCTTGCTCCTGCCGTTGCCGGCGAGGTTGTACTTGAGGGTGACGACCTTGTCGGCCCCGTAGATCTCCTTGGCCTTCTCCTCGGTGACGCCGACGGAGGCGACCTCCGGGTGGCAGTACGTCACCCGCGGAACGCCGTCGTAGTCGACCGGCACCGGGTTCAGCCCGGCCAGCCGCTCCGCGACGAGGATGCCCTCGGCGAAGCCGACGTGCGCGAGCTGCAGCGTCGGGATGAGGTCGCCCACGGCAGAGATGGTCGGCACGTTCGTGCGGCAGTACTCGTCGGCGAGGACGAACCCGCGGTCCATGGCGACCCCGGCCTCCTCGTAGCCCAGGCCCTGCGAGACCGGGCCGCGGCCGATCGCGACGAGCAGGACCTCGGCCTCGTACTCCTTGCCGTTGGCGAGGCTGACCTTCACGCCGTTGTCGGTGTACTCGGCCTTCTCGAAGAAGGAGCCGAGCGAGAAGGAGATGCCGCGCTTGCGGAACGCGCGCTCCAGCAGCTTGGAGCTGCTCTCGTCCTCGGCCGGAACGAGGTGGGGAAGTCCCTCGACGATCGTCACGTCCGTGCCGAACGACTTCCAGGCGGAGGCGAATTCGACGCCGATGACGCCGCCGCCCAGGATGACGGCGGACTCCGGGACCCGGTCCAGGAGCAGCCCGTGGTCGGAGGAGATGATGCGGTTGCCGTCGATCTCCAGGCCGGGCAGCGACTTGGGGACCGAGCCGGTCGCGAGGAGGATGTGACGGCCCTCGTAGCGCTGGCCGTTGACGTCGACGGAGGTCGGGGAGGAGAGCCGTCCCTCGCCCTCGACGTAGGTGATCTTGCGGGAGGCGACGAGCCCCTGCAGGCCCTTGTACAGCCCGGAGACCACGCCGTCCTTGTACTTGTGCACCCCGGCCATGTCGATGCCCTCGAAGGAGCTCTTCACGCCGAACTTCGTTCCCTCGCGGGCCTGGTCGGCCAGCTCGCCGGCGTGCAGCAGCGCCTTGGTGGGGATGCAGCCCCGGTGCAGACAGGTGCCGCCCAGCTTGTCCTTCTCGATCAGGGCGACGTCGAGACCCAGCTGCGCCCCGCGCAAGGCAGCGGCATAGCCGCCGCTACCGCCTCCGAGGATCACTAGGTCGAAAACGGTGCTGGCGTCGTTCGCCACGTCACGTCCTCCATGCATGGGTACGCCGGAGCCGGTCTCCTTCAGACCGGGCGGCTGTATTGCGGCCGCTGTACTGCTCGGCCCTGGACTCGGCTTGGTGAAGCCGCGCTGGGGCCCTGTCCTGCCGGGGACCCATCTTCGCACTTGTCGGCGGGCTGCGGGACGCGGGGCCGTGTACCCAGCGGTACGGCCGTGATCGCTGAAGGCGAACCGGGCCGTACCGCGGGGTGACTGCCTGACGTACCCCTGAAAAGCGGCGGAAAGTGTGACGCTCCTCACGTAGCTCCGCACGCATCCGCGGAGAGGGGGAGGAACGGGCGAACGCCGCGGTGTATCAGGGGAGCTCGCCGGCCGCCGCACGCTCGGCGACACGCACCAGGGTGCGCACTCCGGAGCCGGTGCCGCCCTTGGGGGTGTAGCCGAAGGGGCCGGAGTCGTTGAACGCGGGCCCCGCGATGTCGAGATGCGCCCACAGGACGTTCTCGTCGACGAACTCGTTGAGGAACAGGCCCGCCACGAGGCCGCCGCCCAGCCGCTCGCCGATGTTGGAGATGTCGGCGACCGGGGACTCCATGCCCTTGCGCAGATGCGTCGGCATCGGCATCGGCCAGGACGCCTCGCCCGCTTCCTCTGACAGTTCGTGGACCGTGGTGCGGAAGTCGTCGTTGTTGCTGAGAACACCGAAGGTGCGGCTGCCGAGAGCCAGCATCATCGCCCCGGTGAGGGTGGCCACGTCGACGAGCGCGTCCGGCGACTCCTCGCACGCGCGGGTCAGGGCGTCCGCCAGTACCAGCCGTCCCTCGGCGTCGGTGTTGAGGACCTCGACGGTCTTGCCGCTGTACATCTTCAGCACGTCACCCGGACGAGTGGCCGAGCCGGACGGCATGTTCTCGGCGAGCGCCAGCCAGCCGGTCACATTGACGCGCAGGCCGAGGCGGGCGGCCGAGACCACGGCAGCGAACACTGCGGCGGCGCCGCTCATGTCGCACTTCATCGTCTCGTTGTGGCCCACGGGCTTGAGGGAGATGCCGCCCGAGTCGTAGGTGATGCCCTTGCCCACGAGGGCGACGGTCTTCTTCGCCTTGGGGTGCGTGTGGGAGATCCTCACCAGGCGCGGCGGGTTCGCCGATCCCTTGCCGACCCCGAGGATGCCGCCGTAGCCGCCCTTGGTGAGTGCGCCCTCGTCGAGCACCTCGATGTCCAGGCTGTGCTCCTTGGCGGCCGCCTTCGCGCGGTCGGCGAAGGCGGCCGGAGTGAGGTCGTTGGAGGGGGTGTTGATCAGGTCGCGGGCGCGCCCCACCTCGGTCGCGAGCACCTCCGCGCGCTCGGCAGCGGCCTTGTGCGCCTTGTCCCGCGGCTTGGCGCCGACGACGGTGATCTCGGCGAGCGGGACGCTCGCGCCGTCCCGGTCCTTCTCACCGCGGCTGCCGCCGCCCTTCCTGCCGCTCTTTCCGCCGCTGTCGGAGCTGCGGTAGGAGGTGAAGGAGTAAGCACCGAGCAGCGCGCCCTCGGTCACGGCGCCCACGGCCGCCGCGTCGTCGACGGGCAGGGCGAACGCGGCCTTCTTCGTGCCGGCCAGGGCACGGGCGGCCGTGCCGGCGGCGCGGCGCAGCGTCTCCAGGTCGTAGGACTCGTTCTTGCCGGGCGCCTCGCCCAGACCGACGGCCAGCACCACCGGCGCCTTGAGCCCGGCGGACGGCGCCGGGAGCTTCGTGGTCTCGCCCTCGCTGCCGACCGCGCCGAGCGCGTCAAGGGTCGCGGCGAGCTTCCCGCCGTACGCCTTGTCCACGGCCTCGCCGCCCAGAGCGACGACCGGGCCCTTGGCGCCCTTGGCGACGCCGATCACGACGACGTCCGCGCGCTGAGTCGTGGCGGACGAGGTGCTGAGAGTCAGAGCAGACACGGTGAGAGGGACCTTCTTCCTATTCGGACGCCGGAGCGGCGGATCGCCGGATACGGGTGAACGGCTTCCGGCACATCGGGCATCGTATGCCCGCGCAACACGTGTTGTGCCTGAGACCTTACGCCCACCACGGAGGTCAACACCGGTCCCCTGGGCGGGGACTGAGGCCCTTGCGCGGCCGGCCGGCGCAGGCGGGCCGGCCCGGCCGGAGGGTCAGCCGAAGGCGAGCACGACGAGCGTCACGGTTGCCGCGCACTCCGCCAGCGCTCCGAAGACGTCGCCGGTGACGCCGCCGAGACGGCGGCGGCAGTGGCGCAACAGCAGCTCGGCGGCGGCCAGTCCGATGGCCACGGCGAAGAGGTACGAGACGGCACCGAAGAGAGGGTTCCACCACAGGTTCACGATCGCGCCCGCGGCGGCGCTCACCACGGCGACGCCCGCGGCGACGATCACCGCCGTACGTGCGGGAACCGTGCCCGCGACGACGGAGCCGAGGCCCTCCGGACGTGCGGCAGGAACACCCGAACGGGCTGCGAGCGTGAGCGCCGTGCGCGCGGTGACGGCCGAGACGATGACGGCGAGCGCTCCGTGCGCCCAACCCCCTTGACCGTAGAGCTCGTTGATGACCGCGACCTGCGCCAGCAGGGCGAGGACGAGGGTGATCACCCCGAACGGCCCGATGTCCGACTGCTTCATGATCCGCAGCGCGCCCTCGGCGGGCTTCGCGCTGCCCAGACCGTCGGCGACGTCGGCGAGACCGTCGAGGTGCAGGGCCCGCGTGAGGACGGCGGGCACGGCGACGGAGACGATGGCGGCGAGCAGCGAGGACGTACCGAGCAGGAGCGCCAGCAGGCTTGCGGCGGCGGCCGTGAGCCCGACGAGCAGACCTGCCAGCGGGGCCCATTCCATTCCGCGGCGCGCGGACCGGCGGTCCCAGCGTGGGACGTTCACCGGGAGAACGGTGAGCGTGCCGAGCGCGAAGCGGATGCCGTCCTCGGCGGAGGCGGCCGCCTCCGCGGCCTTGCCGGGGCCCTTGCGGTCCTTGCCCTCGGCCGGTCCGGTGGCCCCGCGGTCGTCCCCCTCGCGGGACTTCTCCTCACCGGGCTTCTCCACCCGGGTCTTCTCCTCGGCGGGCTCATGAGGTTCGCGGTCCCGGTCCTCGCGGTCCGGGTCCTCGCGGTCCGGGTCCTCGCGGTCCGGGTCCTCGCGGTCCTGGTCCTCGCGGTCCTGGTCCTCGCGGTCCTGGTCCTCGCCGTCCTGGGCCTGGCCGTCCCGGTCCTTGCGAGGCTCGCCGAAGGGGCCGTCCGGGCCGGACTTGCCGGGCCCGCCGG
It contains:
- a CDS encoding leucyl aminopeptidase, which translates into the protein MSALTLSTSSATTQRADVVVIGVAKGAKGPVVALGGEAVDKAYGGKLAATLDALGAVGSEGETTKLPAPSAGLKAPVVLAVGLGEAPGKNESYDLETLRRAAGTAARALAGTKKAAFALPVDDAAAVGAVTEGALLGAYSFTSYRSSDSGGKSGRKGGGSRGEKDRDGASVPLAEITVVGAKPRDKAHKAAAERAEVLATEVGRARDLINTPSNDLTPAAFADRAKAAAKEHSLDIEVLDEGALTKGGYGGILGVGKGSANPPRLVRISHTHPKAKKTVALVGKGITYDSGGISLKPVGHNETMKCDMSGAAAVFAAVVSAARLGLRVNVTGWLALAENMPSGSATRPGDVLKMYSGKTVEVLNTDAEGRLVLADALTRACEESPDALVDVATLTGAMMLALGSRTFGVLSNNDDFRTTVHELSEEAGEASWPMPMPTHLRKGMESPVADISNIGERLGGGLVAGLFLNEFVDENVLWAHLDIAGPAFNDSGPFGYTPKGGTGSGVRTLVRVAERAAAGELP
- the sucB gene encoding 2-oxoglutarate dehydrogenase, E2 component, dihydrolipoamide succinyltransferase, producing the protein MAVSVTLPALGESVTEGTVTRWLKAEGEQVEADEPLLEVSTDKVDTEIPAPAAGTLSSIKVAEDETVEVGAELAVIDDGGSAPAAEAPAAEPQPAAEPEPAQAQPEAQPEPAAAAPAGGGGGGSAEGTDVVLPALGESVTEGTVTRWLKQVGEEVQADEPLLEVSTDKVDTEIPAPAAGTLLEIVVGEDETAEVGAKLAVIGAAGAAPAAEAAPAPAQPEAQPAPAQAQPEPQPAPAEPAPAPKAQPAPAAPKPAPAPAPAAPASPAVSESDGAYVTPLVRKLANEQGVDLSTVKGTGVGGRIRKQDVTAAAEAAKAAAPAPAAAAAGASTAPKSPKLEPSPLRGQTVKMPRIRKVIAENMMKALHNQAQLSTVVEVDVTRVMRLRARAKDSFAAREGVKLSPMPFFVQAAAEALKAHPSVNSRLNDDGTITYHDVENIGIAVDSEKGLMVPVIKEAGNLNLAGIARKTAELAKKVREGGLGPDDMSGGTFTISNTGSRGALFDTVIVNYPQVAELGIGATVRRPMVIDHPELGETVAIRDMVYLTLSYDHQLVDGADAARYLGDVKARLEAGEFEGELGL
- the lpdA gene encoding dihydrolipoyl dehydrogenase is translated as MANDASTVFDLVILGGGSGGYAAALRGAQLGLDVALIEKDKLGGTCLHRGCIPTKALLHAGELADQAREGTKFGVKSSFEGIDMAGVHKYKDGVVSGLYKGLQGLVASRKITYVEGEGRLSSPTSVDVNGQRYEGRHILLATGSVPKSLPGLEIDGNRIISSDHGLLLDRVPESAVILGGGVIGVEFASAWKSFGTDVTIVEGLPHLVPAEDESSSKLLERAFRKRGISFSLGSFFEKAEYTDNGVKVSLANGKEYEAEVLLVAIGRGPVSQGLGYEEAGVAMDRGFVLADEYCRTNVPTISAVGDLIPTLQLAHVGFAEGILVAERLAGLNPVPVDYDGVPRVTYCHPEVASVGVTEEKAKEIYGADKVVTLKYNLAGNGRSKILNTTGEIKLVQVRDGAVVGVHMVGDRMGEQVGEAQLIYNWEALPAEVAQLIHAHPTQSEALGEAHLALAGKPLHSHD
- a CDS encoding adenosylcobinamide-GDP ribazoletransferase, encoding MRFALGTLTVLPVNVPRWDRRSARRGMEWAPLAGLLVGLTAAAASLLALLLGTSSLLAAIVSVAVPAVLTRALHLDGLADVADGLGSAKPAEGALRIMKQSDIGPFGVITLVLALLAQVAVINELYGQGGWAHGALAVIVSAVTARTALTLAARSGVPAARPEGLGSVVAGTVPARTAVIVAAGVAVVSAAAGAIVNLWWNPLFGAVSYLFAVAIGLAAAELLLRHCRRRLGGVTGDVFGALAECAATVTLVVLAFG
- a CDS encoding ArsR/SmtB family transcription factor, with product MLRIHFTGTDLARTHVAESPDPLWETVFSLHMLRARYGRLPFADWRRRVRADLRKHGRTEDVRQLMPLLPDASYFPDFLTPPEGLLGLEAGIEAIIATPRRRISHELGILHERVGAPSWAQDLTDRSPHARRHLGEMISGYHARALTPYWPTIRRRAAADRAVRIRALQTGGVDGAQGLLASFRPAMRWRPPVLEIPTHPVDRDLHLEGRGLLLVPSQFLWNRPVPLADPELPPTVLFPLDRDARWMSIVPHGAGELSQCVDPLARLLGRTRAEVLRAAATVPNTTELARHVGISPSAASQHTAVLRDAGLIISHRHANSVFHQLSSAGGALLRQQSEDADRT